A section of the Glandiceps talaboti chromosome 8, keGlaTala1.1, whole genome shotgun sequence genome encodes:
- the LOC144439225 gene encoding Na(+)/citrate cotransporter-like, translated as MGNCRTVLNFFSVNRKLSYFLITPLLMSPLLFVEYEDEQDMKASKCAYVLIVMCTYMVTLALPLAAVGLMPIVLLPTMSIMSIGDVATHYLNDVHLLLMGVFILTTAVEKYQLHRRIALMALLLAGSDPKWLLLAVISTGGFLSMWIPNLPLVSMMLPILSSLVERFEQPVSDEDALLTHDEVCTKVKTHPRKTKQKKIGNEDINVELTESEQGSIGFRPHRGSDTRIGYNTNVVSDTTPSPLRTVFHTGLAYSTIIGGAGTLIGSGLQPFAVSIMESYYGPDARISFGSWMVFCCPVQMICLLLCWMWLTFLYILPKRCCSKKPLRSTHGQLFNQKREVKDKIDVTTLLRNEYDDLGPLQWAEYVILTMFMILVVVWFFEEPRFISGWSSIFEKGYVSSSCITVGMAILCFGIPDTKPSCRLENAGPYKPLLDWKYAQSKVNWGLLLIIGGLQAVTRALMVTGLAAIIAKQFEIIQVWPAWIVLVAVTTAGTVLTEFFSPVMILTVMMPVLQAVGYTQNIHPWYFFVPVTLGLNLCFCLPAGNFINAMMVGNNDVTISGLVKSGILMNILCLVITNIAMNTYGQWVLQLDSLPDWAMRANVTTTAITDMDSSTLFPTPLVD; from the exons ATGGGAAACTGTCGAACTGTTTTAAACTTTTTCAGTGTGAACCGTAAGCTGTCATATTTTTTAATCACTCCTCTCTTAATGAGTCCACTACTATTTGTTGAGTATGAAGACGAGCAAGATATGAAG GCATCAAAATGTGCTTACGTTTTGATCGTTATGTGCACATATATGGTGACACTCGCTTTACCCTTGGCTGCGGTTGGTTTGATGCCAATAGTATTACTGCCGACAATGTCAATCATGAGTATTGGGGACGTAGCTACCCACTATCTCAATGATGTTCATCTTCTCTTAATGGGAGTATTCATATTAACAACAGCAGTTGAAAAGTATCAACTTCATCGTCGAATTGCTCTTATGGCCTTGTTACTGGCGGGTTCAGATCCTAAATG gttATTATTAGCTGTGATAAGTACCGGTGGATTTCTGTCAATGTGGATACCCAACTTGCCACTCGTGTCAATGATGCTACCTATTTTATCATCCTTGGTGGAGCGTTTCGAACAGCCGGTATCAGACGAAGACGCTCTTTTAACACATGATGAG GTTTGTACAAAAGTAAAGACACATCCCAGGAAAACCAAACAGAAGAAAATAGGCAATGAAGATATTAATGTTGAGTTGACTGAATCAGAGCAAGGAAGTATAGG ATTTAGGCCACACCGAGGAAGTGATACACGTATTGGTTACAATACCAATGTAGTATCAGATACTACACCTTCACCTTTAAGAACTGTATTTCATACTGGATTAGCCTACTCAACCATAATAGGGGGTGCAGGGACATTAATTGGATCCGGATTACAGCCTTTCGCGGTGAGCATTATGGAAAG CTACTATGGTCCTGATGCGAGAATATCATTTGGGAGCTGGATGGTATTTTGTTGTCCTGTTCAAATGATTTGCCTCTTGCTCTGTTGGATGTGGCTGACATTCTTATATATTTTACCAAA ACGTTGTTGCTCGAAAAAGCCATTACGCTCTACCCATGGCCAACTATTCAACCAGAAAAGAGAAGTCAAAGACAAAATTGACGTCACTACTCTCCTTCGAAACGAATATGATGACTTGGGACCACTGCA atgGGCAGAATATGTCATCCTGACCATGTTTATGATACTGGTGGTCGTATGGTTCTTTGAAGAACCAAGATTTATATCTGGATGGAGTAGTATCTTTGAAAAGGG GTACGTTTCCAGTTCTTGTATTACTGTTGGCATGGCAATATTGTGCTTTGGAATACCAGATACAAAACCATCATGTAGACTTG AAAATGCTGGACCTTATAAACCACTGCTTGATTGGAAGTACGCACAGAGTAAAGTGAATTGGGGCCTATTGCTTATAATTGGAGGCTTACAAGCTGTAACACGTGCCTTAATG GTAACTGGCCTTGCTGCTATAATTGCtaaacaatttgaaattattcaaGTTTGGCCTGCGTGGATTGTTTTGGTCGCTGTTACCACGGCTGGAACGGTCCTTACTGAATTCTTTAGTCCTGTGATGATCCTGACAGTTATGATGCCTGTCCTTCAAGCAGTG GGTTATACACAAAACATCCATCCATGGTATTTCTTCGTACCAGTGACATTGGGATTGAACCTGTGTTTTTGTCTACCAGCTGGAAACTTTATCAATGCCATGATGGTTGGAAATAACGACGTCACAATATCGGGATTG GTAAAGAGTGGTATTCTCATGAACATACTCTGTCTGGTCATAACGAATATCGCCATGAACACCTATGGCCAATGGGTGTTGCAGTTGGATTCATTACCGGACTGGGCTATGAGGGCTAATGTAACAACAACAGCTATTACAGATATGGACTCATCCACGTTGTTCCCGACCCCTTTAGTAGATTAA